ctgttcggaccacatgcccctccagtggctccaccgcatgaaggatgccaatgcgcagatcacccattggtatctgggactccagccctttaatttcaaggtggtccacaggccgggagcgcagatggtcatggccgacttcctctcccatcaagggtgggggagtcggctgcgggctggacggctgcctggcctgaatcgggcagtggggatatgtggcagcgggggcgtggtcaagcgtcggtctgtgaccggagggcggagtcagggaaggtaagtggcagaatcactgcacctgatgttggttaatctgtgtttgtatgtcttccccagtgaccacgccctatataaggagagagagagcagaggaagggagctctctccccaaccagacaactgatgtgtgtgtgtgtgtgtgtgtgtgtgtgtctgtgtgactgggagtagtatttgaagctgaaaataaagagtttttgcaaactcagttctggcctgccatacttctgtgctctacccacccgctcaacatacAACAATGATTGATTATGGCTTCacttctttatttgtcacatgcacactcaagtacagtgaaattcgttgcctgcatttaacccatctgcagcagtgaacacacatatgcacacacaagagagcaatgagcacatacggtacacacacatgcccagagctaagtgccttgttcaagggcacttaaggCTATGGCTGCCCCATGATAATCTCAaaacatgtctttagactgtgggggaaactggaacactcggaggggagaacatgcaaactccacacagaaaggcccctcgtctGCCATGGggcccaaacccagaaccttcctgctgtgaggtaacagtgctaaccactacacccccgtgccatgctggaagggtttatcttgttgtttcatttcagttcatgtaaaatgtgtttgaaaAAATTTACTCGACACTCAATCATGTAGAAAACTACTTCCACGTTCTGAGCTCCACAAAGAGGAAAACAAAATCTTTAAAAGGCAAAGATCAGTGACAAAAACAGCCTTAGAAGAGGTTGGAAGTcatttctgcaacacagtctgtatTAAGATTAATATATCCATTAGATTTGTTGTATTTTTATTGCTGATTTAATCATCCTCACTGCATTCACTGGTTTCACTTCCACTGGTAAAACTCACACCACTATCTGAGTCTCTAAAGATGTAAATCATATAATAAATGGCATACAGTAATGTCGAGGTCACAGTCAAATAGACAGTAACTTGCATTTCTAGGCAAGCCACATCTTTTTTGAAAATATACTAGAAATGGAACATTACTCACAGAATAATTTTTAGAATAATGTTAAAGACCATgttttttgttactttttttatgGAATTGCTTTTTACATTTAATCTATTAAAAATCAGACATACAAATGAGCCCATAAAATCTTTCAATAGCACAACACGGGGCATTACTGAAATCATGaaactaaaaacaaaaaaacatacaaGTTGGATTTTTACAAGGTCACTCTTACTGAAAGTTAACATACTGACACTTGAACCGAAAGAAATCATCATGAAAAAACACCAGTAGTTATTTTAAATGTGTGCACAGAAATAAAAACCTTGAGCACAGACATCTCTCGACACTGCAAATAAAAAAATCTTAAATACAGGCAACTTTAATATAATTCTTATTATGAGATTAGTGTAAACAAATGTATGATTTCTGGGCAATTCTGCTTTTTTCTGTTGGCATATCATATATCATAACATATCATGGTAATGAACAATAGTCATTGTATTTGCCGTGTAACAGTACCATGCGTTATAAATTATTTCTGTCACATCTTAGAGTTTTCTTCACACCGGAGTACACACACTCATCTGAAGAGCCAGTTTTCTTTGTTTCAGCTTTGGGGTTCCTCTTAGAGAATTGCACAGCTGCATAATTCAGTGTTTCAGCTTCAGAttcctaaataataataataataataataataataataacaagaagAAGAAGTCCTGACTGAAGTAATAACTATACAATATGGTGAACTGCATTATACACACTAACTACACAGAACAAGAGCACATCTAAATAACCTCTTTATAAATTATATCTAGAACATTATAATTAGTATGATATGAACGTAGCAATACAGTAATAAGTAGCACACATACCTGTGTCATTCCTGGAAAATCTTCTATACTAGTTTTCGCTATTAATACAGAAAGCCACCTATTAGTGCTTTTTGCTAAAAAGTAAAGTTAACTGTACTGACAAAATTGTTCATTATTATGATCACAGAATCACTTACTTTTATCCCATTTTCTTCTCCTCAGTATGAAATAAATGAGACAGAAAATCAGAAGTGCACACAAACCCAAAGCCGTTCCCAAACCGAGCACTGAGGAGTGGAGAGATCTGGTCACTTCTGAGAATGTTATTTCACTATATTATGAATTAAGGATGATTAATTAATCGTGAATTATCAGGCATTTACCTGTTTTCTCTTGTGTGTTCATGTTAGTGCTGTTTCCATGCAGTGTTGGTTCACAGCCCACTGAATTATCACCCAGAGCTGGTTTAGATGTTTCTGATTCAATAGTAACATGTTCACCTGGAAACATTTATCATCATTCACTGACTAAAAGTCTGTAACTCAGTGTAGTTGAAGAAGAAAGCACAGTGAACATTTCACTACTTCAGGATTATTTGTCTTCCAGGTTGAACATGTTAATGATAATAAGGAAAAATATCACGACATTAAACCAGGAGTTTAAGAAAGTTTAGTGGAAATCCTACCTTTAATTTTTAAATAAGTTCCATCTGCAAACACAAGGTCGGGTCTCGTCAGTGCACAGTAGTACATGGCTTCATCAGACTGAAAGGTGTTTAAAATGATCAGATTGAAGCAGTTTGAAGATCTTTCTATTTGGAAACGTGACTTTTGGGATTCATTGTAAAATGTATCTCCAGCACTTTTATACACTGTGACTATAATCTGAGGTTTTTTTCTGTTCGGTTGCTTAAACCAGGCGATTACCCCAAATATATTTTCAGAAATACAACACTGCAGAGTCGCCGAGTCTCCGATATCCACACTGAGCTCTTTATCAGGCTGATAAACTCCTGACTCTGTGAGGGATTGTGCAGCAACCCAGCGTCTACCAGGTTGGACTGGATCTAGAaaaaacaaacacattaattaagtaaTGAATGTAAttcagatattattattattatacataatgAGGTATTAAAATCACTATAAAAATAATAGAAAAGACTTCTACATACAGCTTGCACAAAGTGCTTTGGAATAATAAATGCTGTagactttaaaaaaatatatgaaacTAGATGTGAATAATTGACTCATATTACTTACACATGGTGCTGAAGATCAAAATTAAAATccacaaacaagtcatttttcatTTCTTCATACTTCTACAGTGTTTGTATCTCATTCATGAACAGAATATGAATGCACTTGAAGCAGGGTTTGGATTTATATTTATACTCCAGGCGCTCTGTACTGAACACGccccagaatatgacgtgattgggtgtcataaaaaaaaagacatgatcAGTGAGCACATGATATTCTGATCTGCCTACATCGACCCCACATTGTTCCATATTTGTGTTTTGGTGTTGCACAGTGAGGTCTTGACAAAGATGTTCTGACAGAATGGAAAATGTGGTTTACTCGTACTCTCAGGTGTGCCTACACTAAtccttttttgtttattttaattgcCCACTGAATTAAACTTGTTTGTACAAAAACTTGCCAAAATATGAATAGTTATTTGGACCAGATGAATGCATTTGAATGTTATGATTGAAGAAACTGACAGCAGTGTTGAGCCAGATGGAGCTTAACTCCTTCAAAGAGACATGAAGTCCTTTCAAAACAATAAAAGCTGATGATTGGGGGACAGGTCAGGGATACAAATTTATTATTTATAGCAGCTGTATAAGATGCATTTGAGAATCTGTCTGACATGGAGACAGTACAGTATTATGCAATAATATAGAGTAAACCTGGTTCAGTGCCTGAAATGTATTAAACAGGATATCTATaactgcggggcggcacggttgtATAATagatagcactgccgcctcacagcgagaaggttctgtgttcgagcccagtggccgatgggggcctttctgtgtggaatttgcatgttctccccgtgtctgtctgggtttcctgcgggtgctccggttttccccacagtccaaagacatgcaagttagaaagaaagaaaagaaagcataactttattcatcacacacttgtgaaatttcctctctgcatttaacccatctgaagcagtgaacacacacatgagcaatgaccacacacatacccagagcagtgggcagccatgctaacagcgtccggggagcaatcgggagttaggtgcctcactcaagggcacctcagcccaaggccgtcccatattaacctaacctgcatgtctttgaactgtgggggaaactggagcacccggcgaaaacccacgcagacacagagagaacatgcaaactctgcacagaaaggcatcTGCCGGCTGCCGGGCTTGAACCaagcaaccttcttgctgtgaggtgaccattttcaccaccgtgccgccaaggttaggttaattggtgactctaaattgaccgtaggtgtgaatgtgagtgtgaatggttctttgtctctatgtgtcagccctgcaatggcctggcgacttgttaagggtgtaccccgcctctcgcccatagccacctgggataggctccagcttgcctgcgaccctgcacaggataagcagttatggataatggatggatggatggaatctaTAGCTGCTTCTGCAGGTCATCATTGGAAATACTGATTGTGTTCCAGAGTGTATACTTAAAAGCACCAAAATGTGGATTATACTGTTTATAACACCCCAAATCATGACACACCTTGGGAGCCCAACACCCCCAGCCTACATCCACCAACAAGAAACATCAAGACATATCACATCACAGAGCACCATCTTAATGAATTCCGACAAGACATTTGGGGCAATCATCAAACTGGACAACATCACCAAGTATTCATATTGCCCAGTGGCTGCAGAGAAgaccgtcttccactcatccccctcccaaATGCTCTGCTGTTTGCTCCTCTAATCTATCAATACATGGCCTCAGACCTTTGTCCTTTTCCTCTATAAAGAAGCGGTAAACAGATGCAGGTAATGTAGAGTGTTGAATGTACCCCTGCCAAGAGCCCTTCTGGCTGTACTCCTGTGTTTTGTCTGAGAGAAAGTTGATGAGGAATCTAGTAGGATTGGCCCCTAGGAACAGGTCAAGAGGGCAATCCCAGCGTTTAGTGTGGGAGTTTGTTGGCACTTTGCTTGTGCAAAATGATGGATCTCTATGGGCACACTCTCTATTCTCATTGCTTCAGGGCTTTCTGTGGAGTGTGACCCACATGGAAAGTGGAGACAACATCTCTCAGCAGCTTAATGCCCAGCTATTTCCATTCTCTGAGCCATGTCTAGCTCAATCAATGACAAAAATGTGAATTGTCTTGAATGGATAGGTTCAATCTGTATTGTTAGTGGTTGGATTTGAAACCGAACTCATTTTGAGCCCAGAGGTCCCCAATCCACACCCTGGGCTCAGAGAGGAGGGGAATAGGTTTTCTGCTATAAAGCTGCCCATGGACCATGAGTCAATCATGTCTGCAAAATATATCAAAATTTCATCCCAACTCAATCACATTATGATGTTAAATGAGATAGAGATATCATGTTTCATCGTCATCACTGCCAAACCCAATCCAggcttgaggtgaaccatgtttggttgatttggccagaattgcagcagtagggtgggtgGTTCCTTTCTGcatattctctctcacacacacacacacacatttacatctatgggcaatttagagtggccagttaacctaactgcatatctttggactgtggggaaaactggagcaccaggaggaaacccatgcagacactgggagaacatgcaaactccacacagaaaggcccccattggccactgggctcaaacccagaaccttcttgcgatATCATGTTTAGAGATGTTAATCCCCAGATAACTCTGAGGACCAGGTGTTTTCAGGCAGCTAAGATGCTAGCATGTATCCAGACACTCTGCAACAGACATAGGCATAGACAAAGTTCCATATTTGTCTGGCATATTTGTTCCTATGGGGATGGATGAGTTCTGTCCACCACCATGGACTTCTGGGTGATTGAATTTCTTCAATTCTCAGTCAGTGAAGTGATTATGGCACTCACTCTCCGAGGAGATTATTACACAACAGTCATAGATCTTGCATCAGATCGAGAGGAAACAGGGATACAAGGGATATTTAAAATATTCAAACaaacacatacaaccccgattccaaaaaagttgggacaaagtacaaattgtaaataaaaatggaatgcaatgatgtggaagtttcaaaattccatattttattcagaatagaacatagatgacatatcaaatgtttaaactgagaaaatgtatcatttaaagagaaaaattaggtgattttaaatttcatgacaacaacacatctcaaaaaagttgggacaaggccatgtttaccactgtgagacatccccttttctctttacaacagtctgtaaatgtctggggactgaggagacaagttgctcaagtttagggataggaatgttaacccattcttgtctaatgtaggattctagttgctcaactgtcttaggtcttttttgtcatatcttccgttttatgatgcgccaaatgttttctatgggtgaaagatctggactgcaggctggccagttcagtaccttcttctacgcagccatgatgctgtaattgatgcagtatgtggtttggcattgtcatgttggaaaacgcaaggtctttcctgaaagagacgtcatctggatgggagcatatgttgctctagaacctggatatacctttcagcattgatggtgtctttccagatgtgtaagctgcccatgccacacgcactaatgtaaccccataccatcagagatgcaggcttctgaactgagcgctgataacaacttgggtcatccttctcctctttagtccgaatgacatggcgtccctgatttccataaagaacttcaaaattttgattcgtctgaccacagaacagttttccactttgccacagtccattttaaatgagccttgacccaaagaagacgtctgcacttctggatcatgtttagatacggcttcttctttgaactatagagttttagctggcaacggcggatggcacggtgaattgtgttcacagataatgttctctggaaatattcctgagcccattttgtgatttccaatacagaagcatgcctgtatgtgatgcagtgccgtctaagggcccgaagatcacgggcacccagtatggttttccggccttgactcttacgcacagagatttttccagattctctgaatcttttgatgatattatgcactgtagatgatgatatgttcaaactctttgcaattttacactgtcgaactcctttctgatattgctccattatttgtcggtgcagaattagggggattggtgatcctcttcccatctttacttctgagagccgctgccactccaagatgctctttttatacccagtcatgttaatgacctattgccaattgacctaatgagttgcaatttggtcctccagctgttctttttttgtatctttaacttttccagcctcttattgcccctgtcccaacttttttgagatgtgttgctgtcatgaaatttcaaatgagccagtatttggcatgaaatttcaaaatgtctcactttcgacatttgatatgttgtctatgttctaatatcagtttttgagatttgtaaattattgcattccatttttatttacaatttgtactttgtcccaacttttttggaattggggttgtagatagtTTTATTGGTGTATCACAAAATGTCCTTATCAAGAATTTACCTCTGGCATTGTGAAACAGGAGCATGCAGAATAATCAAATTTTCTATCCATCATTACCATAGTCTCTTCTGCCAACTAGCTTGTGGTAAGAGGTACTGCAGCATTTGAGCCACAACCAGCAGACTCTCTAATAGCTTATTGTCCCAGGATATAAAAGTCTTAAATGCTAAGCTCcctgtacgagagagagagagagagagagagagagagagagagagacagagagtactttattgatccctgagGGAAATTGTTTGGCTGCAGCAGTACAATAAACAACAGAACTTACGGGGacacaaactctgcacagagaaCACGAATTACAGGACTCATACTTAAGAAgggactgtgagttggcctagtggttagtatgtccgcctctcaattggGACATTGCACATTCTACTCACAGtcagatcataccaaagaccattataaaagttgtacctactgccgtctggcaagtcacgctgcaatacagatgtgattagggagtcaaactcttgtggttaccagaggactagacccccactgtaacactagctgtataggcaagaggccgaaggctatggaaactgagatcggcgccacccaatgcgccttaagggtcTGGTTCatcctgggacgggagactgcctgggaaaaccaggtcctggtatgggaaggactttgacttttttgacaTATGTAATCAACTTGCTTCAGTAAGATGAAAATAATATTTGACATTGTGATGAAAGTAAGTATGATATCACtgctgcatttttatttatttatattagttATCCTTCAATAATTATTGCCGATCCATATGTTTGTTGTCCTGGACGAACCAGGAGTAtaataatttatttttctttaacttcTTTATGAGAAATTCAACAATAAAAATTCTAAATATGAATCTATCTCTTTTTTTACATTATTGTATCGTCTTCATTGGTAGTATgtggggctgcacggtggtgtagtggttagcactgtcacctcacagcaaggaggtgatgggtttgagcccagtggctgacgggggcctttctgtgtggagtttgcatgatctccttgtgtctgtgtgggtttcctccagttgttccatttttccctatagtccaaagacatgcaggttaggctaattagtggctctaaattgaccatgagtgtgaatggttctttgtctctatgTCACAGCCCTGCAACgatctggtgacttgcccagggtgtaccccgcctctcgccaatagtcagctggaataggctccagcttgcgtgcgaccctgcacatgataagtggctatggattaTGGATGGATGGTAGCATGTGTTTGTAATAATCTGATGGTCAGGAATGTGCATGATATAATATTAACTGACAGTGAGAAAGCTGGTAAAAATCCACAAATAAATGAGTGATTGTTGTAAGGTGCATGCAATGTGAAATGAAAATTCTGGACTGTATAATATGATTGATTATGGTTTCacttctttatttgtcacatgcacactcaagcacagagaaattcgtcctctgcatttaacccatctgcagcagtgaacacacacatgcgcgcacacacaagtgagccatgagcacacacacatacgcagagCTAAATGCCTTGCTCATGATAAcctcaccacatgtctttggactgcgggggaaaccagaacacttgaaggggagaatatgcaaactccacacagaaaggcccctcgtcagccacggggcccaaacccagaaccttcctgctgtgaggtaacagtgctaaccactacaccaccgtgccacactggaagggtttatcttTTTGCTTCAATTCGGTTCatgtaaaatgtgtttgaaaAAATTTTACTCAACACTCAATGGCGAAGAAAAATACTTCCACGTTCTGAGCTCCACAAACAGGAAAACAAAATCTTTAAAAGGCAAAGATCAGTGACAAAAACAGCCTTAGAAGAGGTGGGAAGTCATTTCTGCAACAGGGTCTGTATTAAGATTAATCCATCCGTtagattttttgtattttttattgctgATTTAATCATCCTCACTGCATTCACTGGTTTCACTTCCACTGGTAAAACTCACACCACTATCTGAGTCTCTAAAGATGTAAATCATATCATAAACGACATACAGTAATGTCGAGGTCACAGTCAAATAGACAGTAACTTGCATTTCTAGGCAAGCCACATCTTTTTTGAAAATACACTAGAAATGGAACATTACTCACAGAATAATTTTCAGAATAATGTTAAAGACCATGTTTTTGTTACTTTTTTATGGAATTGCTTTTTACATTTACCGCGTTAAAAATCAGACATACAAATGAGCCCAACACGGGGGCATTACTGAAATCATGaaactaaaaacaaaaaaaaacatacaagttGGATTTTTACAAGGTCACTCTTACTGAAAGTTAACATACTGACACTTGAACCGAAAGAAATCATCATGAAAAAACACCAGTAGTTATTTTAAATGTGTGCACAGAAATAAAAACCTTGAGCACAGACATCTCTCGACACTGCAAATAAAAAAATCTTAAATACAGGCAACTTTAATATAATTCTTATTATGAGATTAGTGTAAACAAATGTATGATTTCTGGGCTATTCTGCTTTTTTTCTGTTGgcatatcatatatcatatcatatcatatcatatcatatcatggtAATGAACAATAGTCATTGTATTTGCCGTGTAACAGTACCATGCGTTATAAATTATTTCTGTCACATCTTAGAGTTTTCTTCACACCGGAGTACACACACTCATCTGAAGAGCCAGTTTTCTTTGTTTCAGCTTTGGGGTTCCTCTTAGAGAATTGCACAGCTGCATAATTCAGTGTTTCAGCTTCAGattcctgaagaagaagaagaagaagaagaagaagaagtcaggACTGAAGTAATAACTATACAATATGGTGAACTGCATTATACACACTAACTACACAGAACAAGAGCACAACTAAATAACCTAACTTTATAAATTATATCTAGAACATTATAATTAGTATGATATGAACGTAGCAATCCAGTAATTCACATACATAAGTATCTCACATACCTGCGTCATTCCTGGAAAATCTTCTATACTAGTTTTCGCTATTAATACAGAAAGCCACCTATTAGTGCTTTTTGCTAAAAAGTAAAGTTAACTGTACTGACAAAATTGTTCATTATTATGATCACAGAATCACTTACTTTTATCCCATTTTCTTCTCCTCAGTATGAAATAAATGAGACAGAAAATCAGAAGTGCACACAAACCCAAAGCCGTTCCCAAACCGAGCACTGAGGAGTGGAGAGATCTGGTCACTTCTGAGAATGTTATTTCACTATATTATGAATTAAGGATGATTAATTAATAGTGAATTATCAGGCATCTGACCTGTTTTATCTTGTGTGTTCATGTTCATGCTGTTTCCATGCAGTGTTGGTTCACAGCCCACTGAATTATCACCCAGAGCTGGTTTAGATGTTTCTGATTCAATAGTAACATGTTCACCTGGAAACATTTATCATCATTCACTGACTAAAAGTCTGTAACTCAGTGTAGTTGAAGAAGAAAACACAGTGAACATTTCACTACTTCAGGATTATTTGTCTTCCAGGTTGAACATGTTAATGATAATAAGGAAAAATATCACGATATTAAACCAGGAGTTTAAGAAAGTTTAGTGGAAATCCTACCTTTAATTTTTAAATAAGTTCCATCTCCAAACACAAGGCTGGGTGTCGTCAGTGCACAGTAGTACATGGCTTC
The Neoarius graeffei isolate fNeoGra1 chromosome 8, fNeoGra1.pri, whole genome shotgun sequence genome window above contains:
- the LOC132890035 gene encoding uncharacterized protein LOC132890035, with amino-acid sequence MTCLWILILIFSTMYPVQPGRRWVAAQSLTESGVYQPDKELSVDIGDSATLQCCISENEIGIIAWFKQLNRKKPQIIVTVYKSVGETFYNEFQKSRFQIERSSNCFNLIILNIIQSDEAMYYCALTTPSLVFGDGTYLKIKGEHVTIESETSKPALGDNSVGCEPTLHGNSMNMNTQDKTVLGLGTALGLCALLIFCLIYFILRRRKWDKSNIEDFPGMTQESEAETLNYAAVQFSKRNPKAETKKTGSSDECVYSGVKKTLRCDRNNL